The Megalobrama amblycephala isolate DHTTF-2021 linkage group LG13, ASM1881202v1, whole genome shotgun sequence genome contains a region encoding:
- the LOC125243607 gene encoding E3 SUMO-protein ligase ZBED1-like, producing MKSRCLQTSYFPEDHTGENLSQGLRDALASWGLCEEQQVSITTDNGSNIVKAVTLNKWTRLQCFGHRLHLAIENAVKDDSRISRATADRKTRHLVPQWQDTDVLESPVLHLFSTKILAVNDEDSDLTNTIKSKILEYLNKNYDDEDTQELLDMASFLDPRFKTNYIAVDKLPNIRAKVMSDMKEVSQKDAVNSESTTGRQNVDTDLPSSAKKTKKSLGSFFKTVSAMPASLQLEEAIASEMNSYLLTPSIDSEEDPLQWWKLHQINFPRLSKLAQKYLCIPATSSPSERVFSTGGNVVTCQRLCLKPEMVDMLVFLSRKPLNI from the exons ATGAAAAGCCGATGCTTGCAAACGTCATATTTCCCTGAAGACCACACTGGAGAGAATCTGTCTCAGGGTTTGAGAGATGCTCTGGCTTCCTGGGGACTTTGTGAGGAGCAGCAAGTGTCAATCACCACTGACAACGGATCGAACATTGTGAAGGCTGTCACTCTAAACAAATGGACAAGATTACAATGCTTTGGACATAGACTGCATCTTGCAATCG aaAATGCAGTTAAGGATGACTCTCGCATTTCCAGAGCCACAG CTGATCGCAAAACAAGACACCTGGTTCCACAATGGCAGGACACAGATGTCCTTGAATCT CCAGTTCTTCATCTGTTCAGCACAAAGATACTGGCTGTGAATGATGAGGATTCTGACCTGACCAACACAATAAAATCCAAAATTCTTGAGTACCTTAATAAAAATTATGATGATGAAGATACACAAGAACTGCTGGATATGGCGTCATTCCTAGATCCAAGATTCAAGACAAATTACATTGCTGTAGACAAACTTCCAAACATCAGGGCCAAGGTGATGTCTGATATGAAAGAAGTATCACAGAAG GATGCAGTGAATTCTGAGAGCACCACAGGGAGACAGAATGTAGACACAGACCTACCTTCatcagcaaaaaaaacaaagaagtCTCTGGGAAGCTTTTTTAAGACTGTCTCAGCCATGCCAGCATCTCTGCAGCTTGAAGAAGCCATTGCCTCTGAGATGAACAGCTACCTGCTTACTCCCTCTATCGACAGTGAGGAAGATCCTCTTCAGTGGTGGAAACTACATCAAATTAACTTCCCAAGATTGAGCAAGCTTGCTCAAAAATATCTGTGCATTCCAGCTACAAGCTCACCATCTGAGAGGGTGTTTAGCACTGGAGGGAATGTGGTGACATGCCAACGTTTATGCTTGAAACCAGAAATGGTGGACATGCTTGTTTTCCTTAGCAGAAAacctttaaacatttaa